Proteins encoded by one window of Lacipirellulaceae bacterium:
- a CDS encoding DNA topoisomerase IV subunit A, which produces MAKKKPTKSAGTKTRVKLTPRDKKTMAALTGLADGVVRAATAKRDPYVDIPSRTLSNVKYSPRKKIIEMGNNKNRRQLFDLSQAKAYMRTMLVASGCKKLLEQGKTTSLRGLFYMLKHTIEGAKENTFDDQNECDTIIEDTEVLLNSIREELHLYAENRGAMVGNITLTDRGDTIDCRRMGSGGYAIPSIVEPEIIELTKKNCDAKFILHVEKGTVWQRFNEDRFWEKHNCILTHGSGQPPRGVRRMLNRLHNELKLPVYCVLDNDPWGYYIYSVIKQGSINLAFESQRMAIPEAKYLGLRSIDYTRCDLSDSVKISLNETDKKRAKQIAKYPWFEKKPKWQREIKKMLDNDFKLEVESLISKDISYVTETYVPERLDARDWLD; this is translated from the coding sequence ATGGCCAAGAAGAAACCAACCAAATCCGCCGGCACCAAGACCCGCGTCAAGCTCACCCCGCGTGACAAAAAAACGATGGCAGCCCTCACCGGGCTGGCCGACGGGGTAGTCCGTGCCGCCACGGCCAAGCGTGACCCTTATGTCGATATCCCCAGCCGAACGCTTTCCAATGTGAAGTATTCGCCGCGGAAGAAGATCATCGAGATGGGCAACAACAAGAACCGACGGCAGTTGTTCGATCTTTCGCAAGCGAAAGCTTATATGCGGACGATGCTGGTCGCAAGCGGCTGTAAGAAGCTCTTGGAGCAAGGCAAGACGACCAGCCTCCGGGGTTTGTTTTACATGCTCAAGCACACCATTGAGGGGGCAAAGGAAAACACATTCGACGATCAGAACGAGTGCGACACGATCATCGAAGATACCGAGGTGCTGCTGAACAGTATCCGCGAGGAATTGCACCTGTACGCGGAAAATCGTGGCGCGATGGTAGGGAATATCACGCTCACGGATCGTGGCGATACGATCGATTGCCGACGGATGGGCTCAGGAGGCTACGCGATCCCCTCGATTGTCGAGCCGGAGATTATCGAGCTTACCAAGAAGAACTGTGATGCGAAATTCATCCTTCATGTCGAAAAAGGAACCGTCTGGCAACGGTTTAATGAAGATCGCTTCTGGGAGAAACACAACTGCATTCTCACGCACGGTTCAGGGCAACCGCCACGGGGCGTGAGGCGAATGCTCAATCGTCTGCACAACGAGTTGAAACTGCCGGTCTATTGCGTGCTCGATAACGACCCCTGGGGATACTACATCTACAGCGTTATCAAACAGGGCTCAATCAACTTGGCATTTGAGTCGCAAAGGATGGCGATCCCCGAGGCGAAGTACCTCGGCCTACGAAGCATCGATTACACGCGTTGCGACCTGTCTGACAGCGTGAAAATCTCGCTCAACGAAACCGACAAGAAACGCGCTAAGCAGATCGCCAAGTATCCCTGGTTCGAGAAAAAGCCGAAGTGGCAACGCGAAATCAAAAAGATGCTCGACAACGATTTTAAGCTGGAAGTCGAATCGTTGATCTCCAAAGACATCAGCTACGTTACGGAGACCTATGTACCAGAGCGATTGGATGCTCGGGATTGGCTGGATTAG
- a CDS encoding sodium/solute symporter (Members of the Solute:Sodium Symporter (SSS), TC 2.A.21 as described in tcdb.org, catalyze solute:Na+ symport. Known solutes for members of the family include sugars, amino acids, nucleosides, inositols, vitamins, urea or anions, depending on the system.), whose amino-acid sequence MIAATFSTLNYTILFVYLAVMFACGIYLAGRQKNTDDYFLAGRKMPWLVVAMSMFASLTSATSYMGYPGQAYGGNCSMLMVGVASILVAPVLILVFYPFYRRLGVTTSFEYVDHRFGRTARLCVTTLFLLARLGWLGVVIYSPALAISVVTGINLYWAIVLMGVLSIAYTTLGGLAAVLWTDLLQFLILVAGAIWIAMTLINAAPDGATGILHEAQSAGKLFDWSVNPFGMSATVILIAYFLNHMQDYGVDQITVQRLMSIPTYGGMAKAAIFDAVFNVMILGLLLFLGLGLSSYYLAQPDILPEGIFGDKVLPYYIITVLPDGISGLLITALFAAAMSSVDSGANSLATVIINDFDRPLRSEPRTEAEEIRLARILTILIGGLAIGAACYAATMEEILKAALVPLSLFTGPILALFLLGMLTRKGNFWAWVIASAVAIPATYWLQSYENEAGQSVHFTWYFPFGFLICFSLSLLLSLFMPGKVAQKELTVWRE is encoded by the coding sequence ATGATTGCCGCAACATTCAGCACGCTCAACTACACAATTCTCTTCGTCTACCTCGCCGTCATGTTCGCCTGCGGCATTTATCTCGCAGGGCGGCAGAAGAACACGGACGACTATTTTCTTGCTGGGCGGAAAATGCCTTGGCTGGTCGTGGCGATGAGTATGTTTGCCTCGCTGACGAGTGCAACTTCCTACATGGGATATCCCGGGCAGGCATACGGCGGGAACTGCTCGATGCTTATGGTCGGGGTGGCTAGCATCTTGGTAGCGCCGGTGCTGATCTTGGTTTTCTATCCCTTCTACCGTCGGCTGGGCGTGACAACGTCATTTGAGTACGTCGACCATCGCTTTGGTCGGACAGCGCGGCTTTGCGTGACGACGCTATTCCTGCTCGCAAGATTGGGTTGGTTAGGCGTGGTCATTTATTCGCCGGCACTGGCGATTTCAGTCGTCACGGGGATCAACCTTTACTGGGCGATTGTGTTGATGGGTGTTCTCTCAATCGCTTATACCACCCTCGGTGGCTTAGCCGCAGTGCTGTGGACGGACTTGCTGCAGTTCCTCATTTTGGTAGCCGGGGCGATCTGGATTGCAATGACGCTCATCAATGCCGCTCCCGACGGGGCGACTGGAATTCTCCATGAAGCTCAATCCGCAGGCAAACTGTTCGACTGGAGCGTGAATCCTTTCGGCATGAGCGCGACGGTCATCCTGATTGCCTACTTCCTGAATCACATGCAAGACTACGGCGTGGACCAAATCACGGTGCAGCGACTGATGTCGATTCCCACCTACGGCGGTATGGCGAAGGCGGCGATTTTTGATGCGGTATTTAACGTGATGATCCTAGGGCTCTTGTTATTCCTCGGACTTGGCCTCTCCTCGTATTATCTCGCTCAGCCCGACATACTCCCCGAGGGAATATTCGGTGACAAGGTGCTGCCGTATTACATCATCACAGTGCTGCCCGACGGCATTTCTGGTTTGTTAATTACGGCACTCTTTGCGGCGGCAATGTCGAGCGTCGACTCGGGGGCAAACTCGCTAGCCACAGTCATCATCAACGACTTTGACCGCCCACTACGTTCTGAGCCCCGCACCGAAGCGGAAGAAATTCGCCTCGCACGGATTCTCACGATCCTCATCGGCGGCCTCGCCATCGGGGCGGCATGTTACGCTGCCACGATGGAAGAGATCTTGAAGGCGGCGCTCGTACCTTTGAGTCTCTTCACGGGCCCGATTCTAGCGTTGTTCTTATTGGGTATGCTCACCCGCAAGGGGAACTTCTGGGCATGGGTCATCGCCTCTGCCGTGGCGATTCCCGCGACCTACTGGCTGCAAAGTTACGAGAATGAAGCAGGCCAGTCGGTGCATTTCACTTGGTACTTTCCATTTGGATTTCTTATTTGTTTCTCGCTGAGCTTGCTTTTGAGCCTTTTCATGCCGGGCAAGGTTGCACAGAAAGAACTGACCGTATGGCGTGAATAA
- a CDS encoding diacylglycerol kinase: MTDINATHPPDLKRRWHQKFSDAARGVKVAIRAEVSFYVHLFVTVLVVIIGMTLGLSKLSWCVLAICITGVLTAELFNSAIERLAKAITEETNAHIRDALDMASGAVLVAAIGASAIGIVVLGIPLWAMFF, from the coding sequence ATGACTGACATCAATGCCACTCATCCCCCTGATTTGAAACGCCGCTGGCATCAGAAATTCTCAGATGCCGCTCGTGGCGTCAAGGTAGCCATCCGTGCGGAGGTGAGCTTCTATGTTCATTTGTTCGTCACCGTGTTGGTGGTGATCATCGGAATGACGTTGGGCCTTTCGAAACTCTCCTGGTGTGTCCTAGCTATTTGTATCACGGGGGTGCTCACAGCGGAGCTGTTCAACTCGGCCATCGAACGCCTCGCTAAAGCCATCACCGAAGAAACCAACGCTCACATCCGCGACGCACTCGACATGGCTAGCGGCGCGGTGCTGGTGGCGGCGATCGGTGCTTCAGCAATAGGAATTGTCGTTCTGGGCATACCTTTGTGGGCGATGTTTTTTTGA
- a CDS encoding PEP-CTERM sorting domain-containing protein gives MIRKISIYLVAIAAISWALPAQASILSDGDFSLATSGSQTSNSAWQLISNFPDGVNRAAQFQTGFANAQNTGVGGPQPPGTGTGVWFRTFEGNQGGSGEPLAQAGLTQSVFAPTAGDYTLNFVAGREVNFMARVFEVTLSTSSQSTTVDLLTAAIPDGNLGGAASGNPGGTPFSLTLNGVSAGELLTVTAVVLDGRDSQIPGGQSGFLDSFSLAIPEPTSALLLSLGLVGLTARRRLS, from the coding sequence ATGATTCGCAAAATTTCGATTTACCTCGTAGCCATTGCTGCGATTAGCTGGGCGCTACCTGCCCAGGCTAGCATTCTTTCCGACGGAGACTTCTCTCTGGCGACGAGTGGGTCACAGACTAGCAACAGTGCTTGGCAGCTCATCAGCAACTTCCCAGACGGGGTCAACAGAGCTGCCCAATTCCAGACCGGTTTTGCAAACGCACAGAACACTGGCGTCGGCGGACCACAACCTCCGGGGACTGGCACAGGCGTTTGGTTCCGTACCTTTGAAGGTAACCAAGGTGGCAGTGGTGAGCCCTTGGCTCAAGCGGGACTCACTCAGTCGGTATTTGCGCCTACCGCTGGCGACTATACGCTTAACTTTGTAGCCGGTCGTGAAGTGAACTTCATGGCCCGCGTCTTCGAAGTCACCCTATCAACCAGCAGCCAGTCAACCACGGTCGATCTCTTGACCGCTGCGATTCCTGATGGAAATCTCGGCGGCGCAGCCAGTGGTAATCCTGGCGGTACGCCTTTCTCCTTGACACTCAATGGGGTGTCTGCCGGCGAACTGCTCACTGTAACGGCAGTCGTACTCGACGGAAGAGATTCGCAAATCCCAGGCGGTCAGAGTGGCTTCCTTGACAGCTTCTCTCTGGCAATCCCAGAGCCAACCTCTGCTTTGCTGCTCAGCCTAGGACTCGTTGGCCTAACAGCCCGTCGCCGGTTGAGCTGA
- a CDS encoding organic solvent tolerance protein OstA, with amino-acid sequence MDCFKRATRFLRNRYALFVLVTEFVFAAVSLLLNRNPKRKRGKNSTSVAPRLRFGLRVLCLLVLSLPSPLQAADVLHSEVNENQPITVAADWCSRWQQGVYEVWHLHGHCYLNQGLTYARGKEAILWIDQREPTKKVIAYFEPEKGGNVSVDFRRSTEARKKGKVIGREKSPRWFSRMTTTAPLRLQLPQPAPAPELKPEIYNRGLEQFDPARRHQLLLAQFTEFAPTPGIQQGLPPGTRRWQILNRSDVDNNFEWKQQADGQYALVVTNGVRLIVEGLTSNGLPGALGPVGTVDISTDRAVVWASGVESGAGGAGVQGQDDPLEIYMEGNIEFRQGDRIVYADRMFYDVRRQIGIILDAELLTPLPRTEDFKYQGLVRLKAAAIRQLDDSHFAATDALVTTSRLEEPAYHFGSQQILFEDVHQTVVDRRTGAPLIDPNTGAPVVDHQQLAESRGNFLYLRGLPVFYWPTIATDLEKPSFFIDRVRVGDDNIFGTQAMVDFDAYQLFGIRNAPEGTEWGLSTDYLSDRGIGVGTDFSYDRPGLFNFDGPAQGRFDLWGIDDNGVDNLGLGRRSIVPEEAFRYRAFGQHRQRLASGWEITGELGLASDRTFLEQYYEQEWDELKSPRTGLRAKRLNNNRAFSIEANGQVNPFFTETQWLPRADHYWLGEALFGDRFTWFAHSQAGYANLNNATPPSEPTLLGQFSPLPWEAGSGQQGERLVTRQEIDLPLQIGAVKVVPYALGEAARWGEALDGNSLDRLYMQTGVRASIPFWTVDPTVRDTLFNLNGLAHKVVFDAEFAYADSNRNFDELPLYDELDDIPITEFRRRLFDGTLPPNIDFSDQKFDPRFYAIRSGLQGWVTAPSTEVVEDQTVLRTGMRHRWQTKRGGPGRQHIVDWLTLDTNISWFPDSDRDNLGQDFGLADYDMRWHLGDRFSIVSDGAFDFFGSGLKTVSAGVLLNRPTIGNGYVGFRSIEGPFSSNVLLGSYSYRFSPKWISTASASYDLSEAGSIGQTFSITRVGESLLVSMGLNIDDAKDNVGVRFLVEPRFLPKKRLTQMTGIEIAPAGAFGLE; translated from the coding sequence ATGGACTGCTTTAAGCGAGCCACTCGCTTCTTGCGCAACCGTTACGCGCTGTTCGTTCTCGTCACGGAGTTTGTCTTCGCAGCGGTTTCCCTTCTCCTCAATCGTAACCCGAAGCGTAAGCGAGGGAAAAACTCAACTAGCGTGGCCCCTCGCTTACGCTTCGGGTTACGAGTGTTGTGTCTGCTTGTGTTGTCACTTCCTAGCCCACTCCAAGCCGCGGATGTTCTCCATTCCGAAGTCAACGAAAATCAACCCATCACAGTCGCTGCCGATTGGTGCAGCCGCTGGCAACAGGGCGTTTACGAAGTCTGGCACTTGCACGGTCACTGTTATTTGAATCAGGGCCTCACTTACGCTCGCGGAAAAGAAGCGATCCTCTGGATTGACCAGCGTGAACCTACCAAGAAAGTGATCGCCTACTTCGAGCCGGAAAAGGGTGGCAACGTTTCGGTTGACTTCCGCAGATCCACAGAAGCAAGGAAGAAGGGCAAAGTCATTGGACGCGAAAAGTCCCCTCGTTGGTTCTCGCGAATGACGACCACCGCGCCGCTCAGGTTACAACTCCCTCAGCCCGCGCCCGCGCCGGAATTGAAGCCGGAAATCTACAACCGCGGTCTCGAACAATTCGACCCGGCCCGCCGACATCAATTATTGCTCGCGCAATTTACCGAATTCGCTCCGACGCCGGGAATCCAGCAAGGTTTGCCTCCTGGGACAAGGCGCTGGCAGATTCTCAACCGCAGCGATGTCGATAACAACTTCGAGTGGAAACAACAGGCCGACGGCCAGTACGCATTGGTGGTCACTAATGGAGTGCGCCTGATTGTCGAGGGCCTCACAAGTAACGGCTTGCCTGGTGCGCTCGGCCCTGTAGGAACGGTGGACATTTCGACCGACCGTGCCGTGGTCTGGGCTTCTGGTGTCGAGTCCGGCGCCGGTGGGGCGGGTGTGCAGGGGCAGGACGATCCGCTGGAAATTTACATGGAGGGGAACATCGAGTTCCGCCAAGGCGACCGCATCGTTTACGCGGACCGCATGTTCTATGACGTCCGTCGTCAGATTGGCATCATTCTCGACGCGGAACTGCTCACACCGCTGCCAAGGACCGAGGACTTCAAGTACCAGGGCCTCGTCCGGTTGAAAGCCGCTGCGATTCGACAGCTCGACGACTCCCACTTCGCCGCCACCGATGCGCTCGTGACCACCAGCCGTCTGGAAGAACCGGCATATCACTTCGGTTCTCAGCAGATCCTCTTTGAAGACGTTCACCAAACGGTCGTTGATCGAAGAACCGGCGCCCCGCTAATCGACCCCAACACCGGCGCCCCGGTGGTCGATCACCAACAGTTGGCCGAAAGCCGTGGGAACTTCCTCTACCTGCGCGGCCTGCCTGTCTTCTATTGGCCGACGATTGCAACTGACCTGGAAAAGCCTTCCTTCTTCATCGATCGCGTCCGCGTGGGGGACGATAACATCTTCGGCACGCAGGCGATGGTCGACTTCGACGCCTACCAGCTCTTCGGCATCCGCAACGCGCCCGAGGGAACCGAGTGGGGACTCAGCACGGACTACCTCAGCGACCGCGGCATCGGCGTCGGCACGGACTTTTCCTATGACCGGCCTGGGTTGTTCAACTTCGACGGACCGGCTCAAGGCAGATTCGATCTGTGGGGCATTGACGACAACGGTGTGGACAACCTCGGCTTGGGGCGTCGTTCAATCGTCCCCGAGGAAGCCTTCCGCTACCGCGCGTTCGGTCAGCATCGCCAACGCTTGGCGAGTGGTTGGGAAATCACCGGCGAGTTGGGGCTCGCCAGTGATCGCACGTTCCTCGAACAGTATTACGAACAAGAATGGGACGAACTGAAATCGCCCCGCACCGGCTTGCGTGCCAAACGCCTCAACAACAACCGCGCGTTTTCCATCGAAGCTAATGGCCAAGTGAACCCCTTCTTCACCGAAACGCAGTGGCTTCCAAGGGCCGATCATTACTGGTTGGGTGAAGCGTTATTTGGTGACCGCTTTACTTGGTTTGCTCACTCGCAAGCCGGCTACGCCAATCTCAACAATGCGACGCCGCCGAGCGAGCCGACGTTGCTCGGCCAATTCAGCCCGTTGCCTTGGGAAGCCGGCTCCGGCCAGCAAGGAGAGCGACTGGTGACGCGGCAAGAAATCGACTTGCCGTTACAGATTGGAGCCGTGAAGGTCGTCCCTTACGCCCTGGGCGAAGCGGCACGTTGGGGCGAGGCGCTCGATGGCAATAGCCTCGACCGGCTCTACATGCAGACGGGCGTCCGGGCAAGTATCCCCTTTTGGACGGTCGACCCCACGGTCCGCGACACGCTGTTCAACCTGAACGGCTTAGCCCACAAGGTGGTCTTCGACGCGGAGTTCGCCTACGCCGATTCGAATCGCAACTTCGACGAATTGCCGCTCTATGATGAACTCGATGACATTCCCATTACCGAGTTCCGCCGCCGTCTGTTCGATGGCACGCTACCGCCGAACATTGATTTCAGCGATCAAAAATTCGACCCTCGGTTCTACGCCATCCGTTCCGGATTGCAAGGTTGGGTTACGGCACCATCAACTGAAGTCGTCGAAGATCAGACGGTCCTTCGCACAGGGATGCGTCATCGTTGGCAGACCAAACGGGGCGGGCCGGGCCGTCAGCATATCGTTGACTGGTTGACGCTCGACACGAACATCTCGTGGTTCCCCGACTCCGACCGCGACAACCTTGGTCAAGACTTTGGTCTCGCAGACTACGACATGCGCTGGCACCTAGGTGACCGCTTTAGCATCGTTTCCGACGGTGCTTTCGACTTCTTCGGCAGCGGCCTAAAAACGGTCTCCGCCGGCGTGCTGCTCAATCGACCGACGATTGGCAACGGCTATGTTGGCTTCCGCTCGATCGAAGGCCCGTTCTCCAGTAACGTGCTGCTGGGCAGTTACAGCTACCGCTTCAGCCCCAAATGGATCAGCACAGCCAGCGCTTCCTACGATCTCAGCGAAGCGGGCAGCATCGGCCAGACGTTCTCAATCACTCGAGTCGGTGAATCGTTGTTGGTCTCGATGGGCTTGAACATCGACGACGCCAAAGACAACGTCGGAGTCCGGTTCCTCGTCGAACCCCGCTTCTTGCCAAAGAAGCGGCTCACGCAAATGACAGGGATCGAGATCGCCCCAGCCGGGGCGTTCGGCTTGGAGTAG
- a CDS encoding MMPL family transporter codes for MRHFIEFTIRWRYALLALGLVLGMAGAFTGRQLALDRSIENMFAPDDPILVPYRRLQRTFGENELVIAIYADEELTEPAGRERIEKLAAKLREIPGVVAAVSLLDPPGAIDFENEEIGARFREVFSGYTHNTDLDAAGVICLVERPRAEGPPRRETFAEMRAAVSEYPQGVLVGEPVLIEEAFDLLEIDGRQLNTWCTALVLLVLLACFRNLRWVILPLAVVHLTLALTRATLVLAELKLSMVSSMLAAIVTVVGVAMVVHVIVRFNNAINEGLSRRAALAKAAEQLMVPVTFACLTDAAGFAALMISKVGPVHDFGLMMAIGSLLVLPSCWLVVAGVVLFGSDRQGEVEGVTAKPASGWLDRILANTLRVAQKNRTVLATFAVTLVGFAVVGTGRLERETEFTKNFRAGSPLVKAYDFVETRFGGAGVWDLQIPSPARLDKAFLLKVLELEETLKAEAAQLGKAISLADLLDAGVNGLGGRFVGPMVVRGGLATMRARMPEFLETITNVDPEDDRPWLRILLRAPEQLGAEEKTKLIKQVEAKAKETFPQAEVTGYYVLLTKLIESVLADQWKTFGVATLAVVLMMAVAFRSLPLAVLTIIPNTLPVLVLFGAMGWLGVRVNMGAAMIAAVSVGLSVDGSIHYVLLYQRLRKEGSTVAEALANVQSTVGRAAVFATLALVAGFATLAFSDFVPTAYFGVLVSLSMLGGLVGNLAVLPLLIGIVDR; via the coding sequence ATGCGTCATTTCATCGAGTTCACCATCCGTTGGCGCTATGCTCTGCTAGCACTTGGCCTTGTGCTAGGAATGGCTGGCGCTTTCACGGGACGGCAACTGGCTCTCGATCGTTCGATCGAGAATATGTTCGCCCCCGACGACCCAATTCTCGTCCCCTACCGACGCTTGCAACGGACCTTCGGTGAGAACGAGCTTGTCATTGCGATCTACGCCGACGAGGAGCTGACCGAGCCAGCCGGGCGGGAGAGGATTGAGAAACTCGCTGCCAAGCTTCGCGAAATCCCAGGCGTAGTTGCGGCAGTGTCGCTATTGGATCCACCCGGCGCGATCGACTTTGAGAATGAAGAGATCGGCGCACGCTTTCGAGAGGTTTTCTCAGGATACACGCACAACACGGATCTAGATGCCGCCGGGGTGATCTGTCTGGTGGAGCGTCCCCGTGCTGAAGGTCCACCGCGTCGCGAGACGTTTGCCGAAATGCGTGCCGCGGTATCGGAGTATCCCCAAGGGGTACTGGTTGGTGAGCCGGTGCTAATTGAAGAAGCGTTCGACCTCTTGGAGATCGACGGCAGGCAACTAAACACCTGGTGCACGGCACTCGTTCTACTGGTATTGCTTGCTTGCTTTCGAAATCTTCGCTGGGTGATTCTGCCGCTGGCAGTTGTGCATCTCACGTTGGCGTTAACTCGTGCGACGCTGGTGCTGGCCGAGTTGAAACTGAGCATGGTGAGTTCGATGCTTGCGGCGATTGTCACCGTTGTGGGGGTGGCAATGGTGGTTCATGTTATCGTGCGATTCAACAATGCGATTAACGAAGGGTTAAGCCGACGAGCGGCTTTGGCGAAGGCGGCGGAGCAACTGATGGTTCCGGTGACGTTTGCCTGTTTGACGGATGCGGCAGGGTTTGCCGCGCTGATGATTTCCAAAGTTGGACCGGTGCACGACTTTGGGCTGATGATGGCGATCGGCAGCTTGCTAGTACTGCCGAGTTGTTGGTTGGTGGTTGCGGGGGTTGTGTTGTTTGGTTCGGATCGCCAAGGCGAAGTCGAAGGTGTAACGGCGAAACCGGCAAGCGGTTGGTTGGATCGGATCCTGGCAAACACTCTGAGAGTGGCACAGAAGAACCGCACCGTACTCGCGACGTTTGCCGTGACGCTTGTCGGTTTCGCCGTAGTGGGAACCGGGCGCCTCGAGCGCGAAACCGAATTCACGAAGAACTTCCGCGCCGGAAGTCCCTTGGTCAAAGCCTACGACTTTGTCGAAACTCGCTTCGGTGGAGCTGGAGTGTGGGACTTGCAGATTCCATCTCCAGCGCGATTGGATAAAGCATTCTTGCTGAAAGTCCTGGAGTTAGAAGAAACACTCAAAGCTGAGGCGGCACAACTTGGCAAGGCGATTTCGCTGGCTGACCTGCTCGACGCCGGGGTAAATGGTTTAGGAGGGCGTTTTGTCGGGCCGATGGTGGTGCGGGGTGGGCTCGCCACCATGCGGGCGCGTATGCCAGAGTTCCTGGAGACGATTACCAATGTCGACCCTGAGGACGATCGCCCCTGGCTGCGGATTTTGTTGCGTGCACCGGAACAACTTGGTGCTGAAGAGAAAACGAAGCTAATCAAGCAAGTTGAAGCCAAGGCCAAAGAAACCTTCCCTCAGGCCGAAGTAACGGGCTACTACGTGCTGCTTACGAAGTTGATCGAGAGCGTTCTCGCAGACCAGTGGAAGACCTTTGGCGTCGCGACCTTGGCCGTGGTACTGATGATGGCCGTGGCATTTCGAAGTTTGCCACTGGCCGTGCTGACGATTATTCCCAACACGCTTCCTGTGTTGGTACTCTTTGGGGCGATGGGCTGGCTTGGCGTGCGTGTGAACATGGGGGCGGCGATGATCGCGGCCGTTTCGGTCGGATTGTCCGTCGATGGGTCGATTCACTACGTGCTCTTGTACCAACGCCTTCGCAAAGAAGGTTCGACGGTTGCCGAAGCACTCGCCAACGTGCAATCGACCGTGGGGCGAGCGGCGGTCTTCGCCACGTTGGCCTTGGTAGCCGGATTCGCAACGTTGGCGTTTAGCGACTTTGTTCCGACGGCTTACTTTGGAGTGCTGGTAAGCCTGTCGATGCTCGGTGGGTTGGTGGGGAATCTGGCAGTGTTGCCTTTGTTGATCGGAATAGTTGATCGTTAG